From the genome of Aspergillus fumigatus Af293 chromosome 1, whole genome shotgun sequence, one region includes:
- a CDS encoding thioredoxin family protein yields MALSEYHAILHRDKYAILYFCDSCDHCASLDPTYNDMASAVADADDMIDFYKINMSRHRDISDTAMVEKPTLLLVKDGRELERFCKPVPQQLEYMVSQALCGMTKISMIPYTEREGHGDLMYCIPAQK; encoded by the exons atgGC TCTAAGCGAATATCACGCCATCCTCCACCGAGACAAATATGCCATCCTCTACTTTTGCGATTCCTGCGACCACTGTGCCTCCCTCGATCCCACCTACAACGACATGGCCTCTGCCGTtgccgacgccgacgacATGATCGACTTCTACAAGATCAACATGTCGCGACACCGTGACATCTCCGACACGGCGATGGTGGAGAAGCCCACCCTCCTACTCGTCAAAGATGGCCGGGAACTCGAGCGCTTCTGTAAGCCTGTCCCGCAGCAGCTGGAGTACATGGTCTCGCAGGCCCTGTGCGGGATGACCAAGATATCCATGATCCCGTATACGGAGAGAGAAGGCCATGGGGATCTGATGTATTGTATCCCGGCGCAGAAATAG
- a CDS encoding glycoside hydrolase family 88 protein yields MLSGSWGIGLERCCIPVYVFRSYMVCHDDFTRVDYGGRLKTQENFLSPSPSYFKRSRRVGIQAAILKALAKVPDTMDEPAPKRLRGESKHEENGTCAESSGIPQWVIHALYSESVTAKLWNVASRALGKAEPPTFFPEYTGKDGATYVYRHLSFWTSGFFPGSLYLLLERQAKNNSSTEPCTPHPLVLQHLCQWWTVNLHQNATLNTTHDLGFMIAPWAIKAWELHRDARAFSSLVTAANTLASRFCPKVQSIRSWDTCVTKRYSFTDPSRDFLVIIDNMLNLDMLFWVAKETGNRHLYDVALAHARTTQRHHIRANHSTYHVVNFDQETCTPKEKLTNQGYSDESCWARGQAWGILGFVQTFQWTGDPSFLQTSRQLADYFIKNLPGDGVPYWDFDAPVTSDSPRDTSAAMIASCGMLLIYKALRAQGKYDESEHYLVAVKRIVEGTLSKFLNPPTFKFIVQPSNRGIETYEDGLPCDHEEKPEPGFLAVSESAATNGMNGRGVNGTESKKPVAETILTGATINNYEFAPRRWANHGLVYADYYFMLLGNMLLELGLVPSLP; encoded by the exons ATGCTATCCGGGTCGTGGGGAATTGGGCTGGAACGATGCTGCATTCCTGTTTACGTATTTCGGTCTTACATGGTTTGTCATGATGACTTTACCAGGGTAGACTATGGAGGAAGATTGAAAACACAGGAGAATTTCCTATCTCCTTCACCTTCGTACTTCAAGCGTTCACGTCGAGTAGGAATACAGGCTGCGATATTGAAGGCTCTGGCGAAGGTACCCGACACTATGGAT GAACCTGCACCAAAAAGACTCAGAGGCGAATCGAAACACGAAGAGAATGGAACATGTGCGGAGTCCAGTGGTATCCCGCAGTGGGTGATTCACGCACTCTACTCTGAATCGGTGACGGCAAAATTGTGGAATGTGGCCAGCCGAGCTTTGGGAAAG GCTGAACCTCCCACTTTCTTCCCCGAGTACACAGGCAAGGATGGAGCCACATACGTTTATCGACACCTGAGCTTCTGGACGTCTGGCTTCTTTCCCGGATCCCTGTACCTGCTACTTGAGCGCCAGGCCAAGAATAACAGCAGTACAGAGCCATGTACTCCCCATCCTCTCGTTTTGCAACACCTCTGCCAGTGGTGGACCGTCAACTTGCATCAGAACGCCACCCTCAACACAACACATGACCTTGGCTTCATGATTGCGCCCTGGGCCATCAAAGCGTGGGAGCTACACCGGGATGCGAGGGCGTTCAGCAGCCTGGTGACAGCAGCGAATACTCTTGCCAGTCGCTTCTGTCCCAAGGTTCAGTCTATCCGCAGCTGGGATACCTGTGTGACGAAGCGGTATTCATTCACAGATCCTTCCAGGGACTTCcttgtcatcatcgacaacatGCTGAACCTCGATATGCTGTTCTGGGTTGCCAAGGAGACGGGCAATCGGCACCTGTATGACGTTGCCCTGGCACACGCTCGCACAACGCAGAGACACCATATACGGGCCAACCACTCCACATACCACGTGGTGAACTTCGACCAAGAGACGTGCACGCCCAAGGAGAAGTTGACGAACCAGGGCTACAGCGACGAGAGTTGCTGGGCCAGGGGGCAGGCGTGGGGTATCCTCGGGTTCGTGCAGACATTCCAGTGGACCGGCGATCCATCGTTCCTGCAGACGTCACGACAGCTTGCCGATTACTTCATCAAAAATCTGCCTGGCGATGGTGTGCCGTACTGGGACTTTGATGCACCCGTCACGAGTGACTCGCCGAGAGATACGTCCGCTGCGATGATCGCATCGTGCGGGATGCTCTTGATCTACAAAGCCCTCAGAGCGCAGGGCAAATACGATGAATCGGAGCATTATCTCGTTGCTGTCAAGCGCATTGTGGAAGGAACGTTGAGCAAGTTTCTGAATCCTCCGACCTTCAAATTCATTGTCCAGCCTTCCAACCGAGGTATCGAGACATACGAGGATGGCCTGCCCTGCGATCACGAGGAGAAGCCGGAACCTGGATTCTTGGCTGTGAGCGAGTCTGCTGCGACGAATGGGATGAATGGCAGAGGGGTAAATGGCACTGAGAGCAAGAAGCCAGTAGCAGAGACGATCCTCACCGGTGCCACAATCAACAACTACGAGTTTGCCCCCAGAAGATGGGCCAACCACGGTCTAGTCTATGCGGATTATTATTTTATGCTTCTGGGGAACATGTTGCTTGAGTTGGGCTTGGTGCCTTCGTTGCCATAG
- a CDS encoding bifunctional metallophosphatase/5'-nucleotidase, whose translation MHSAEVQFVHFNDVVSLSNIPVEERSSLTIYHVPPAGLLAGFLQLQRNFAASNPRAQTLTLFSGDAFSPSLEASVLKGEQICPVLDLVGVDIGCYGNHDFDFGDARLIDLSSRLKFPWLLSNAFHRPLGPTKRFLGSAQEYIVRQLDNGLRVGFIGLAGTDWPSNCEDLPPCEIESPVEVARRLARYLRFSEKCDLVIALTHMRVPEDMLVANATARGDSRVDLLLGGHDHDVIRRFAGDTDFKAENVEQGRKVSDIEVNGLVPDAEGDVRLVKSGTDWRGLSLIRLIVQRDDNGAVTGSTVKLRQYTDIQAAIAVPQVPLEIVKTLDTIHERVGTLVQKPLLHSAVPIDGRNFTIRREETNLGNMLADAVRALYGTDVGFFNSGAIRFDKILKATVPDCEPLRVRDVITSLSAYDICPFGNALLVKKLPGEIIRQSLENSVSDKHTDGRFLQISGLRIVASWHRPEGSRIIDVQLERSDGRLEPLDPRRMYTVAMPSFIAQGHDGFTWLPQLETIVNEEAGMTDTALLLDIFGHSEDPYGGDCESSSHALGVERARNLTIVGRSMSDSLPVVKPAVEGRIRFVDA comes from the exons ATGCACTCTGCGGAGGTCCAGTTCGTTCATTTCAATGACGTTGTGAGTTTGAGCAATATCCCAGTCGAGGAACGCTCCAGTCTGACCATC TATCACGTTCCCCCAGCTGGTCTGCTTGCGGGGTTTTTGCAACTGCAACGCAACTTCGCAGCGTCCAACCCAAGAGCGCAAACTCTGACTCTCTTCAGCGGGGACGCCTTCTCGCCGTCCCTCGAGGCAAGTGTCTTGAAAGGCGAGCAGATTTGTCCGGTTCTGGATCTTGTGGGTGTTGATATCGGGTGTTATGGAAACCATG ACTTTGACTTTGGCGATGCGCGACTGATCGACCTTTCCAGCAGGTTGAAGTTTCCCTGGTTGCTTTCTAACGCATTTCATCGCCCACTCGGTCCGACGAAGAGATTTCTTGGGTCTGCGCAGGAATACATCGTGCGACAGCTGGACAATGGACTCAGGGTGGGCTTTATAGGACTTGCTGGCAC TGACTGGCCCTCAAACTGTGAAGATCTCCCACCCTGCGAGATAGAGTCGCCGGTGGAGGTTGCTCGTCGTCTGGCCCGTTATCTCCGATTCAGTGAGAAATGTGACCTGGTTATTGCGCTGACGCACATGCGTGTTCCGGAGGATATGCTAGTCGCTAATGCAACCGCCCGTGGGGATAGCAGGGTTGACTTGCTGCTTGGcggtcatgatcatgatgtGATTCGACGGTTTGCCGGCGATACCGACTTCAAAGCGGAGAACGTTGAGCAAGGACGCAAAGTCTCCGACATCGAAGTGAACGGGTTGGTCCCTGATGCCGAGGGCGATGTCAGACTGGTGAAAAGCGGGACCGACTGGAGAGGGTTATCCTTGATACGGCTTATTGTCCAGAGAGATGATAACGGTGCTGTGACAGGCTCTACAGTGAAAT TACGACAATACACCGATATTCAAGCTGCGATAGCAGTGCCACAGGTCCCGTTGGAAATTGTCAAAACGCTGGACACCATCCATGAACGAGTGGGCACACTGGTCCAAAAGCCATTACTGCATTCGGCTGTCCCCATCGACGGGCGCAACTTTACGATTCGGAGGGAGGAGACAAATCTGGGCAACATGCTGGCAGACGCGGTTCGAGCTTTGTACGGGACCGACGTGggcttcttcaacagcggCGCGATCCGATTTGACAAGATCTTAAAAGCCACAGTCCCAGACTGCGAGCCCTTACGGGTTAGAGATGTGATCA CCTCTCTGTCGGCGTATGACATCTGTCCCTTTGGGAATGCCCTCCTTGTGAAGAAGCTCCCCGGTGAGATTATCCGCCAGTCGCTAGAGAATTCTGTATCCGATAAGCACACAGACGGACGATTCCTTCAGATCTCCGGACTAAGGATCGTAGCAAGCTGGCACCGGCCTGAGGGATCCCGTATCATTGACGTCCAACTGGAAAGATCAGACGGTCGTCTTGAACCGCTTGATCCGCGACGTATGTATACCGTCGCGATGCCCTCCTTTATCGCGCAGGGCCACGACGGATTCACCTGGCTTCCTCAGCTGGAGACCATCGTTAACGAGGAAGCGGGCATGACGGATACAGCTTTGCTCCTCGATATATTCGGACACAGCGAAGATCCGTACGGGGGCGACTGTGAGAGTAGTTCGCATGCCCTGGGCGTTGAGCGAGCCCGGAATCTGACTATCGTAGGACGCAGCATGTCAGACTCACTGCCTGTTGTGAAACCCGCTGTAGAAGGCAGAATTCGATTTGTCGATGCATAG
- a CDS encoding beta-ketoacyl reductase, which translates to MNIYMVIFRLRPDDSFFIASGLKGLCGSIAVYLGRHGARNWLLSVAVWNITSLGDVRRAFTTASLPVIGVVQGTMVLRDRMFSTMTPDEFRQPSHQSFRSLKPASRVARAINFIAFHYPPIQRLIGRHGPCHLLTAAVELANPVLMRSLGVVEPLKPTRPLSNYGVDSLVAVELRNWVPQQLEIDISVLQIVSVRTLTALCETLLGKLVR; encoded by the exons ATGAACATATACATGGTTATCTTCCGCCTGCGCCCAGACGACTCATTCTTCATAGCCAGTGGGCTCAAGGGACTCTGTGGAAGCATCGCAGTCTACCTGGGCCGGCACGGAGCAAGAAATTGGTTGTTATCTGTCGCAGTGT GGAATATCACGTCCCTTGGCGACGTCCGCCGTGCCTTTACTACGGCCTCGTTGCCCGTCATCGGCGTAGTTCAAGGCACAATGGTCCTACGCGACCGCATGTTCTCGACCATGACGCCCGACGAGTTCCGACAGCCATCGCATCAAAGTTTCCGGAGCTTGAAACCTGCGTCACGCGTCGCTCGAGCTATCAACTTCATTGCATTTCATTATCCTCCTATCCAGC GGCTCATCGGGCGACACGGACCATGCCATTTACTCACTGCCGCCGTGGAGCTGGCGAATCCGGTCCTGATGCGCAGCTTGGGTGTTGTGGAGCCGTTGAAACCGACGCGCCCCCTAAGCAATTACGGAGTTGACTCGCTGGTCGCCGTGGAGTTGAGGAACTGGGTCCCTCAGCAGTTGGAGATTGACATTAGTGTGTTGCAGATTGTGAGTGTTAGGACTCTGACGGCGTTGTGCGAGACGCTTCTGGGCAAGTTGGTGCGGTAG
- a CDS encoding putative isoamyl alcohol oxidase, with translation MKTSWALATLVALASAKGSKGAQCRCLPGDSCWPSPASWAALNSTVGGRLVATVPIGSPCHDPTYDAAACAALRDAWNLPQTHIESSSSIMQTYFANQSCDPFTAQSKPCTLGNYVNYAVNVSSSNDVIAAVNFARKNNIRFVIRNTGHDYFARSSGAGALSVWMHHFNDIQYKDWSDSHYKGPAFKVGAGVMGFQVLEAAHARGLVVVGGECPTVGLAGGYIQGGGHSALSTSYGLGADNALEFQVVTAAGKLVTANRSTNPDLFWAISGGGAGNYGVVISATIKAHPDATVAGAGLQFLSSKTTADKFYEAISEFHGLLPEMIDAGATVIYQVASSFFAINPITAYNKTTDDVKTLLAPFINVLDSLSIPYTVSYTEYASYYDHYNKYMGPLPYGNLGVGEYQYGGRLIPRDVLDNNAAGFASVIRNITEHGVIAVGVGMNVSQPGDVSNAIFPALRNAAITMQIGTHWNETAPWSQMLEDQYKMTNEYVPQLEAVTPGSGCYQNEANFRQPNWKDTFFGVNYSPLLKIKQKWDPSYFFYALKAVGSDYWTVDDSGRMCHA, from the exons ATGAAGACCTCATGGGCGTTGGCCACTTTGGTCGCGCTCGCCTCCGCAAAGGGCTCCAAGGGTGCGCAGTGCCGTTGCTTGCCCGGTGACAGCTGCTGGCCCTCTCCTGCCTCGTGGGCCGCGCTCAACTCCACTGTTGGTGGTCGTCTGGTCGCTACCGTCCCTATCGGATCGCCCTGCCATGATCCCACCTACGATGCGGCCGCCTGTGCGGCGTTGCGGGATGCCTGGAATCTTCCTCAAACTCA CATTgaatcctcctcgtccatcatGCAGACCTACTTTGCCAACCAGAGCTGTGATCCCTTCACCGCACAGTCCAAGCCGTGTACTCTGGGCAACTACGTCAACTACGCCGTCAatgtctcctccagcaacGATGTGATTGCCGCCGTTAACTTCGCCCGCAAGAACAACATCCGCTTTGTCATTCGCAACACTGGTCATGA TTACTTTGCTCGCTCgtctggtgctggtgctctTTCTGTTTGGATGCACCACTTCAACGACATCCAATACAAGGATTGGTCCGACTCTCACTACAAAGGTCCCGCATTCAAGGTGGGCGCTGGTGTGATGGGCTTCCAGGTGCTGGAGGCAGCTCACGCCAGGGGTCTGGTGGTGGTCGGAGGTGAATGTCCTACCGTCGGTCTGGCTGGTGGATATATCCAGGGAGGTGGACACTCCGCCCTCAGCACCTCCTACGGACTGGGAGCCGATAACGCCTTGGAGTTCCAAGTGGTCACGGCCGCTGGAAAGCTGGTCACGGCCAACCGGTCCACAAACCCCGACCTCTTCTGGGCTATCAGCGGTGGGGGTGCCGGCAACTATGGTGTGGTCATCTCGGCCACCATCAAGGCGCACCCCGACGCCACGGTGGCCGGCGCTGGTTTGCAGTTCCTCTCCAGCAAGACGACCGCAGACAAGTTCTACGAGGCTATCTCCGAGTTCCACGGTCTGTTACCCGAAATGATCGATGCCGGTGCCACCGTCATCTACCAGGtcgcttcctccttctttgccATCAACCCTATCACCGCGTACAACAAGACGACGGACGATGTCAAGACTCTGTTGGCGCCCTTCATCAACGTCCTGGATTCCCTGAGCATCCCCTACACTGTTTCCTATACCGAGTACGCCTCATACTATGACCACTACAACAAGTACATGGGCCCCCTGCCCTACGGTAACCTCGGCGTGGGTGAGTACCAGTACGGCGGTCGTCTGATCCCCCGGGATGTGCTCGACAACAATGCTGCTGGCTTTGCGTCGGTCATCCGTAACATCACCGAGCACGGTGTCATCGCCGTCGGAGTCGGTATGAACGTCTCCCAGCCTGGCGATGTCTCCAACGCCATTTTCCCCGCCCTGCGCAATGCTGCCATCACCATGCAGATCGGTACCCACTGGAACGAGACCGCTCCTTGGTCCCAGATGCTGGAGGATCAGTACAAGATGACGAACGAGTATGTGCCCCAGTTGGAGGCGGTCACCCCCGGCAGCGGCTGCTACCAGAACGAGGCCAATTTCCGCCAACCCAACTGGAAGGACACCTTCTTCGGCGTCAACTACTCTCCCCTGCTCAAGATCAAGCAGAAGTGGGATCCCAGCTACTTCTTCTACGCTCTTAAGGCTGTAGGCAGCGACTACTGGACCGTTGACGACTCGGGTCGCATGTGCCATGCTTGA
- a CDS encoding glycoside hydrolase family 27 protein, translating to MYHRSAFGLVLASILLLNPVAGKPPLGQTPQMGWNSWNTFKSQINSSVIENTVQLFEHLGLKDVGYEYILLDEGWSDYSRTADGYLQPNLTSFPNGIKPLIDDNHAKELKIGLYGDSGILTCGFRPGSWSYEERDAQTLARWGVDYWKYDNCGGFQAMTEPPQVRFGIMQKALELSGRQIFYSVCEWGYQFPWHWGGKIGHSYRMSGDITAKFTNETGCACKTAYCLNTGYAGCSVLSIIRKMREISQYQTPGHWLDMDMLEIGNGEMTLYQQQTHFAFWAALKSPLIIGADLSKLSDESVAVLKNKDIIAVNQDSLGQAVHYIESASKEGAWQVWAGPVNGGFVVLLLNEKSYPQALSVSFADLRLGLDGPVQVTELWSHKSLGKVDGYKGVLQPYQTLVFRLRF from the exons ATGTACCACCGCAGTGCATTCGGCCTCGTTCTCGCCAGCATATTATTGCTCAATCCAGTCGCTGGCAAACCGCCTCTAGGCCAAACCCCCCAAATGGGCTGGAATTCATGGAACACCTTCAAGTCCCAGATCAACAGTTCGGTAATCGAGAACACCGTCCAGCTGTTCGAGCACCTCGGCCTCAAAGACGTGGGCTACGAGTATATCCTCCTGGATGAGGGATGGTCCGATTACTCGCGCACCGCAGACGGATACCTTCAGCCCAACCTGACCTCGTTCCCGAACGGCATCAAGCCGCTTATAGACGATAACCACGCAAAGGAGCTGAAGATTGGTTTGTATGGCGATAGCGGGATCCTAACCTGCGGCTTTCGGCCCGGAAGCTGGAGCTACGAGGAGCGGGATGCGCAGACGCTCGCCCGCTGGGGCGTGGATTACTGGAAGTATGACAACTGCGGCGGATTCCAGGCCATGACTGAGCCGCCGCAGGTGCGCTTTGGGATCATGCAAAAGGCGCTGGAGCTGTCTGGGCGGCAGATCTTCTACTCGGTCTGTGAATGGGGCTATCAGTTTCCGTGGCACTGGGGAGGGA AGATCGGCCATTCCTATCGCATGTCGGGCGACATCACCGCCAAATTCACCAACGAGACCGGCTGCGCCTGCAAGACCGCCTACTGCCTCAACACCGGGTATGCGGGCTGCTCGGTGCTGAGCATCATCCGCAAGATGCGCGAGATCAGCCAGTACCAGACCCCGGGGCACTGGCTGGACATGGACATGCTGGAGATTGGTAACGGTGAGATGACGCTGTACCAGCAGCAGACCCATTTTGCGTTTTGGGCGGCGCTCAAGTCTCCGCTGATTATTGGGGCCGATTTGTCGAAGCTGTCGGACGAGAGCGTGGCAGTTCTGAAGAATAAGGACATTATTGCGGTCAACCAGGACTCGCTGGGCCAGGCGGTGCATTATATCGAGTCTGCGAGCAAAGAGGGAGCATGGCAAGTCTGGGCGGGCCCGGTGAACGGTGGATTCGTGGTTCTTCTGTTGAATGAGAAGAGCTATCCCCAGGCTCTGTCGGTCTCGTTTGCGGATCTGAGATTGGGCCTTGATGGGCCCGTCCAGGTCACCGAACTGTGGTCTCACAAGTCATTGGGGAAGGTGGATGGTTATAAAGGCGTACTGCAGCCCTATCAGACGCTGGTGTTTAGACTACGCTTTTAG
- the plyF gene encoding pectate lyase translates to MWSSIAAFPVLVPVALACLGYEGGVPTPTAHHSNSAVIEVAAGQVFDAGWAKYDRGSGACKGQSEGDWKDAVFYLHSGATLKNVIIGANQAEGVHCDGPCTLQFVWFEDVCEDAITIKNDKAGQETWIIGGGAYHASDKIVQHNGCGTVNIINFYAEDYGKVPRSCGNCDKQCKRNVYVEGTTARNGGEVVGINLNYGDTATLKNVCADSAHPCVFYDGCAGDCEPKKVGYCSG, encoded by the exons ATGTGGTCAAGCATTGCTGCGTTCCCCGTTCTTGTTCCTGTCGCTTTGGCATGTCTGGGCTACGAGGGAGGAGTTCCTACCCCCACCGCTCATCATTCGAATAGCGCTGTGATTGAGGTTGCGGCGGGGCAAGTCTTCGACGCTGGGTGGGCCAAGTACGACCGGGGCTCTGGCGCCTGTAAAGGCCAGTCCGAGGGCGATTGGAAGGATGCCGTATTCTACCTTCACTCTGGTGCTACTCTGAAGAAcgtcatcatcggcgccaACCAGGCTGAGGGGGTGCACTGTGACGGTCCATGCACGTTGCAGTTCGTCTGGTTTGAGGATGTGTGCGAAGACGCCATCACCATT AAAAACGACAAGGCGGGCCAGGAGACTTGGATCATCGGCGGTGGTGCCTATCACGCCTCGGACAAGATCGTCCAGCACAACGGTTGTGGTACTGTCAAT ATCATCAACTTCTATGCCGAAGACTATGGCAAAGTCCCTCGCTCCTGCGGTAACTGTGACAAGCAATGCAAACGGAATGTCTATGTTGAGGGTACTACTGCTCGCAACGGCGGCGAAGTAGTTGGCATCAACCTCAACTACGGTGACACGGCCACTCTGAAGAATGTGTGCGCCGACTCTGCCCATCCTTGTGTCTTTTATGATGGTTGTGCAGGTGACTGCGAGCCAAAGAAGGTCGGATACTGCTCTGGTTGA
- a CDS encoding 2EXR domain-containing protein: MTCSKQPRNWICHVFMTRSICCYQLKRYIITRQLDGFPPRDEMSYFHYFPSLPAEIRLQIWNLSLPASRVIRITCDRGIKPNSRRYARGFRANHPNPVQLQVNREAREEALREFVPYFRTEVSPHACIYLAPERDTVRLGEAVLAYLGEAERHALQRMIIEVNDYLLFETYGLESLWCMQRLKEVDLIVSQTPVASYHRRDIVEVIRDAFQEYVRNHPQWQIPHVRMVSALGKQMGSFTIDPAEMDTVQPSVLFDGHAG, from the coding sequence ATGACATGCTCGAAACAACCACGTAACTGGATATGTCATGTGTTCATGACTCGTTCGATTTGCTGTTATCAATTGAAGCGATATATTATCACGCGTCAACTGGACGGTTTTCCACCACGCGACGAAATGTCCTATTTTCACTACTTTCCCTCACTGCCAGCTGAGATTCGCCTGCAGATCTGgaatctctctcttcccgcCAGCCGTGTCATTCGCATCACCTGTGATCGTGGCATTAAACCGAACTCCCGACGCTATGCCCGCGGCTTCCGCGCCAACCATCCCAATCCCGTCCAGCTCCAGGTCAACCGAGAAGCACGCGAGGAAGCCCTACGGGAGTTTGTCCCCTACTTCCGTACGGAAGTCTCGCCACATGCCTGCATTTACCTTGCGCCCGAGCGGGACACGGTGCGCCTAGGAGAAGCGGTGCTAGCCTATCTTGGCGAGGCCGAGCGCCACGCTCTTCAACGCATGATCATCGAGGTTAATGATTATTTATTGTTTGAGACGTATGGATTGGAGAGTCTATGGTGCATGCAGAGACTAAAGGAGGTGGACTTGATTGTCTCGCAGACACCGGTGGCTTCGTACCACCGGCGTGATATTGTTGAAGTGATTCGAGATGCTTTTCAGGAGTATGTGAGAAATCACCCACAGTGGCAGATACCTCACGTCAGGATGGTGTCTGCTTTGGGAAAGCAGATGGGCAGTTTTACCATCGATCCTGCAGAAATGGATACCGTACAACCATCGGTCCTTTTCGATGGACATGCGGGATGA
- a CDS encoding beta-xylosidase, with product MRRFTLFLLAIQSWVLTTLAIRNPIITGWNPDPSILRVGGEYFLATSSFEYWPSTPIYKSKDLANWELFSHAFTRPEQLQLYGTPTGAGGPAGAWAPTLSYINGKYYLAAMTRWTYDPVARVWPRVMWVSSRDLRTWSDPIWGDPWGIDPSLFQDPVSQKVYLNLMAPNNNKDRIWGIYQCEVDIDSGRCGTDDLHRASIARSLAPEGPWEPAPHNPILFNGAYGYDNLTVQSTGHATIFEAANGDSYVVYLARRKINGSSPLGRETFMSPVTWKDGWPMINGGNPVLLSESFGASHDQKPPPPRFIDTFDQKTLDPSWYTLRTPYAPIYDLKDGGRKKSHGIVFRPNVFGLSDRDTPAAILRKQKSLNMTFSAQLLPTTSGLGYGETVGISAYLSELQHQDIGVSGCVNSTGMCIFTQLMMNGTTEYKQVKLNSTSIPSDLTLHIRATPLSYKLGYSFGSDETITWLASLSSSWLAFAPSGWFVFEGASFALFATGTGQPWPPHAPEVGFSQVTETYYDEDIPNYDQWSV from the exons ATGAGACGGTTCACTTTGTTCCTGCTGGCCATCCAGAGCTGGGTGCTCACCACCCTAGCAATCCGGAATCCCATTATCACCGGATGGAACCCTGATCCTTCGATTCTCCGTGTGGGAGGCGAGTATTTCCTCGCAACCTCGTCATTCGAGTACTGGCCTAGCACACCGATCTACAAGTCCAAAGACCTGGCCAACTGGGAGCTCTTCTCCCATGCATTCACCAGACCGGAGCAGCTTCAGCTATACGGAACTCCGACAGGTGCAG GTGGACCGGCAGGTGCTTGGGCTCCAACGCTCTCCTACATCAATGGAAAATACTACCTCGCTGCAATGACGCGATGGACATACGACCCAGTCGCCCGAGTGTGGCCACGAGTGATGTGGGTGTCGTCCCGCGACCTCAGGACCTGGTCGGACCCCATCTGGGGTGACCCATGGGGCATTGATCCCTCATTATTCCAGGATCCTGTCTCGCAGAAAGTGTACTTGAACCTGATGGCccccaacaacaacaaggaCCGCATTTGGGGAATTTACCAGTGTGAAGTAGATATCGACAGTGGTCGCT GTGGCACAGACGACCTTCACCGTGCCAGTATCGCACGCTCCCTGGCTCCAGAAGGTCCCTGGGAGCCCGCGCCGCACAATCCGATTCTTTTCAATGGAGCGTACGGCTATGATAACCTCACCGTACAATCCACTGGCCATGCGACCATCTTCGAGGCGGCAAATGGCGACAGTTACGTGGTTTACCTCGCGCGGCGCAAGATCAATGGCTCGTCGCCTCTGGGCCGGGAAACCTTCATGTCACCAGTCACCTGGAAAGATGGATGGCCGATGATCAATGGCGGGAATCCAGTCCTTCTCAGTGAATCCTTCGGTGCTTCGCACGACCAgaaaccaccaccaccacgTTTCATCGACACATTTGACCAGAAGACGCTTGATCCCTCCTGGTACACATTGCGGACTCCGTACGCGCCCATCTACGACCTGAAGGACGGTGGCCGAAAGAAGTCTCATGGAATTGTCTTCCGACCGAACGTTTTCGGTCTAAGCGACCGAGACACCCCAGCAGCAATTCTACGAAAACAAAAGTCGCTGAATATGACCTTTAGCGCGCAGTTGCTACCCACGACGTCCGGGCTGGGTTACGGCGAGACTGTCGGGATCAGTGCCTATTTGAGTGAGCTGCAACATCAGGACATTGGAGTGTCGGGCTGTGTGAATAGTACTGGCATGTGCATCTTCACtcagttgatgatgaatgggACAACTGAG TATAAGCAGGTCAAGCTGAACTCGACGTCGATTCCATCGGATCTGACACTCCATATCCGCGCAACGCCCCTCTCCTACAAACTTGGATACAGCTTTGGATCAGATGAGACCATCACCTGGCTGGCGTCGCTGTCATCGTCTTGGTTGGCATTCGCTCCATCGGGTTGGTTTGTGTTCGAGGGAGCGAGTTTTGCTTTGTTTGCGACCGGCACTGGACAGCCGTGGCCGCCACATGCGCCAGAAGTAGGGTTTTCGCAAGTCACGGAGACATACTATGACGAGGATATTCCTAATTATGACCAGTGGTCTGTATAA